A portion of the Streptomyces coeruleoprunus genome contains these proteins:
- the mtrA gene encoding two-component system response regulator MtrA, translating to MMSIMKGRVLVVDDDTALAEMLGIVLRGEGFEPSFVADGDKALAAFRETKPDLVLLDLMLPGRDGIEVCRLIRAESGVPIVMLTAKSDTVDVVVGLESGADDYIVKPFKPKELVARIRARLRRSEEPAPEQLTIGDLVIDVAGHSVKRDGQSIALTPLEFDLLVALARKPWQVFTREVLLEQVWGYRHAADTRLVNVHVQRLRSKVEKDPERPEIVVTVRGVGYKAGPS from the coding sequence ATGATGTCGATTATGAAGGGACGCGTCCTTGTCGTCGACGACGACACCGCACTGGCCGAAATGCTCGGGATTGTGCTGCGTGGTGAAGGGTTCGAGCCGTCGTTCGTAGCGGACGGCGACAAGGCACTTGCCGCATTCCGTGAGACCAAGCCGGATCTGGTGCTGCTCGACCTCATGCTTCCCGGACGGGACGGCATCGAGGTCTGCCGGCTGATCAGGGCCGAATCCGGCGTGCCCATCGTCATGCTCACCGCGAAGAGCGACACCGTCGACGTGGTCGTCGGGCTCGAGTCGGGGGCGGACGACTACATCGTCAAGCCGTTCAAGCCGAAGGAGCTGGTCGCCCGCATCCGGGCGCGGCTGCGGAGGTCCGAGGAGCCCGCTCCCGAGCAGCTCACCATCGGTGACCTGGTCATCGACGTGGCAGGGCACTCCGTGAAGCGGGACGGGCAGTCGATCGCGCTCACCCCGCTGGAGTTCGACCTGCTGGTGGCGCTGGCCCGCAAGCCGTGGCAGGTGTTCACCCGCGAGGTCCTGCTCGAGCAGGTCTGGGGCTACCGCCACGCGGCGGACACCCGGCTGGTGAACGTGCATGTCCAGCGGCTGCGCTCCAAGGTCGAGAAGGACCCGGAGCGGCCGGAGATCGTAGTGACCGTCCGTGGCGTCGGTTACAAGGCCGGACCGAGCTGA
- the mtnA gene encoding S-methyl-5-thioribose-1-phosphate isomerase — protein sequence MTDQYAGTPSDGDRPMLPVLRWEEPPDGPVLVLLDQTRLPAEEVELICTDVPALVRAIRTLAVRGAPVLGIAGAYGVALAAARGYDVEEAAAQLGSARPTAVNLAYGVRRALGAYRAVVEKGADEKAAAEAALAEARQLHREDAEGSAAMAAKGLALLDELLPGGSHRILTHCNTGALVSGGEGTAFAVALAAHKAGRLRRLWVDETRPLLQGARLTAYEAARNGLSYTLLTDNAAGSLFAAGKVDAVLIGADRIAADGSVANKVGSYPLAVLAKYHHVPFIVVAPVTTIDPDTPDGASIEVEQRSGREVTQLTAPPQAGGATVRQGVGVQVAPLGTQAYNPAFDVTPPELVTAIVTEVGVVSPVTGGGIEELCARSRQVTIS from the coding sequence ATGACTGATCAGTACGCAGGAACACCGTCCGACGGTGACCGGCCGATGCTGCCCGTACTGCGGTGGGAGGAGCCGCCGGACGGACCTGTACTGGTGCTGCTCGACCAGACGCGGCTGCCGGCCGAGGAGGTCGAGCTGATCTGCACCGACGTACCGGCGCTCGTACGGGCCATCCGGACCCTCGCGGTGAGAGGCGCGCCCGTCCTCGGCATCGCGGGTGCCTACGGGGTGGCGTTGGCAGCCGCTCGCGGATACGACGTGGAGGAGGCGGCCGCGCAGCTGGGCAGCGCGCGGCCCACCGCGGTCAACCTCGCTTACGGTGTGCGGCGTGCGCTGGGCGCGTACCGGGCGGTCGTCGAAAAGGGGGCCGACGAGAAGGCGGCCGCCGAGGCCGCGCTGGCGGAGGCCAGGCAGCTGCACCGGGAGGACGCCGAGGGCAGCGCCGCGATGGCGGCCAAGGGCCTGGCTCTCCTGGACGAGCTGCTGCCCGGCGGCAGCCACCGGATCCTCACCCACTGCAACACGGGCGCGCTCGTGTCGGGCGGGGAGGGCACCGCGTTCGCCGTGGCGCTGGCGGCGCACAAGGCCGGACGGCTACGGCGCCTGTGGGTGGACGAGACGCGACCCCTGCTCCAGGGCGCCCGGCTCACCGCGTACGAGGCGGCACGCAACGGACTGTCGTACACGCTGCTCACCGACAACGCGGCCGGCTCCCTCTTCGCCGCGGGCAAGGTGGACGCGGTGCTGATCGGCGCCGACCGCATCGCCGCGGACGGCTCGGTCGCCAACAAGGTCGGCAGCTACCCGCTCGCGGTGCTGGCCAAGTACCACCACGTACCGTTCATCGTCGTCGCGCCGGTCACGACGATCGACCCCGACACCCCCGATGGGGCGTCCATCGAGGTGGAGCAGCGGTCCGGGCGCGAGGTGACGCAGCTCACGGCGCCGCCCCAGGCCGGTGGGGCCACGGTGAGGCAAGGTGTCGGGGTGCAGGTGGCGCCGCTGGGGACGCAGGCGTACAACCCCGCGTTCGACGTCACGCCGCCGGAACTGGTGACCGCCATCGTTACTGAGGTAGGAGTGGTGTCCCCCGTCACCGGTGGAGGAATCGAAGAGCTGTGTGCCAGGTCACGCCAGGTAACGATTAGCTAA
- a CDS encoding DUF4129 domain-containing protein yields MPITGGLLSARRPVRADDDVPLDIPRVPAREAAERELSKPMYREEKPNFLLRALNRFWEWVSDLFDSASSAAPGGALGLAVIALVVVALIAALWWRLGTPHRTLGTADSLFEDGPRTATDHRATAERHAAAGRWNQAVQERMRAVVRSLEERALLDPRPGRTADEAAAEAGRVLPAHSAELRAAAREFDDVTYGGRTADQAAYQRLKDLDTALERAKPQLSSAGRGAAE; encoded by the coding sequence GTGCCGATCACGGGGGGACTGTTGTCGGCCCGGCGCCCGGTCCGGGCCGACGACGACGTGCCGCTGGACATCCCCCGCGTCCCCGCCCGCGAGGCGGCGGAGCGTGAGCTGTCCAAGCCGATGTACCGCGAGGAAAAGCCGAATTTTCTGCTGCGGGCCCTGAACCGCTTCTGGGAGTGGGTCAGCGACCTCTTCGACTCCGCTTCGAGCGCCGCCCCTGGAGGCGCGCTCGGCCTCGCCGTCATCGCGCTGGTCGTCGTGGCCCTGATCGCCGCCCTGTGGTGGCGCCTGGGCACCCCCCACCGCACCCTCGGTACCGCCGACTCCCTCTTCGAGGACGGCCCGCGCACCGCGACGGACCACCGTGCCACCGCCGAGCGGCACGCCGCCGCCGGACGCTGGAACCAGGCCGTCCAGGAACGCATGCGAGCCGTCGTCCGCTCCCTCGAGGAGCGTGCCCTTCTCGATCCGCGTCCCGGCCGCACCGCCGACGAGGCCGCCGCCGAGGCCGGCCGCGTCCTGCCCGCGCACTCCGCAGAGCTGCGCGCGGCCGCCCGCGAGTTCGACGACGTCACATACGGCGGCCGCACCGCCGACCAGGCCGCATACCAGCGCCTCAAGGACCTGGACACCGCCCTGGAGCGTGCCAAGCCCCAGTTGAGCAGCGCGGGCCGAGGAGCCGCCGAGTGA
- the mtrB gene encoding MtrAB system histidine kinase MtrB, producing MTRGSAAPKPGKPGVRAGRAAGPEQATTRLGRLLKDGAPGGPVLRLLVRWVRRPLLPAVRLWRRNIQLRVVVATLLMSLGVVLLLGFVVIGQVRNGLLDAKERAAQSQAAGGFSAAQEQPSVATGPAGPDGGDANGVTSRSLLNWRSDLVVQLASGGQGAFDVVALSSDSEGAAPSRGARASGGVEPVASIPVALREAVAQSTGTFQTYTRIRYTDGQHSEAGLVIGKRLNDVDGNPYELYYLFPLTQEEDSLSLVKTTIATAGLFVVVLFGAIAWLVVRQVVTPVRMAAGVAERLSAGRLQERMKVTGEDDIARLGEAFNKMAQNLQHKIQQLEDLSRMQRRFVSDVSHELRTPLTTVRMAADVIHEARGDFDPVTARSAELLGDQLDRFESLLGDLLEISRFDAGAAALEAEPIDLRDVVRRVIGGAQPLVEHKGGRILVVGDEQPVIAEADTRRVERVLRNLVVNAVEHGEGRDVVVRLASAGGAVAVAVRDYGVGLKPGEATRVFNRFWRADPARARTTGGTGLGLSIAVEDARLHGGWLQAWGEPGGGSQFRLTLPRTADEPLRGSPIPLEPEDSRRNRERAAAAAKDGGRQAGGPGQGPAGDRSPLAVPPRQARTATADPTALPGNGARVVARGTGPTGQEEPSGQEHSKREDTTRGR from the coding sequence ATGACCCGCGGCAGTGCTGCTCCGAAGCCCGGGAAGCCGGGAGTCCGTGCGGGGCGGGCTGCCGGACCCGAACAGGCCACGACGCGCCTGGGCCGGCTGCTGAAGGACGGGGCCCCGGGCGGCCCCGTGCTGCGGCTCCTCGTGCGCTGGGTGCGCCGACCGCTGCTGCCCGCCGTACGGCTGTGGCGGCGCAACATCCAGCTGCGGGTGGTCGTCGCCACCCTGCTGATGTCGCTCGGCGTGGTGCTGCTGCTCGGATTCGTCGTCATCGGCCAGGTACGCAACGGACTGCTTGACGCCAAGGAGCGCGCTGCGCAGTCCCAGGCGGCGGGCGGCTTCTCGGCGGCACAGGAGCAGCCGAGCGTCGCCACCGGGCCCGCCGGCCCGGACGGCGGTGACGCGAACGGCGTGACGTCCCGGTCGTTGCTGAACTGGCGGTCCGACCTGGTCGTCCAGCTCGCCAGCGGTGGCCAGGGCGCCTTCGACGTCGTGGCGCTCAGCTCCGACTCCGAGGGAGCGGCGCCCAGCCGTGGCGCGCGCGCCTCCGGCGGCGTGGAGCCCGTGGCGAGCATCCCCGTCGCACTGCGGGAGGCCGTGGCGCAGAGCACCGGCACCTTCCAGACGTACACCCGGATCCGCTACACCGACGGCCAGCACTCCGAGGCCGGCCTTGTGATCGGCAAGCGCCTCAACGACGTCGACGGCAACCCGTACGAGCTGTACTACCTCTTCCCGCTCACGCAGGAGGAGGACTCCCTCTCCCTGGTCAAGACGACCATCGCGACGGCCGGCCTCTTCGTCGTGGTGCTGTTCGGCGCGATCGCCTGGCTCGTGGTCCGGCAGGTCGTCACACCCGTGCGGATGGCGGCGGGCGTCGCCGAGCGGCTGTCGGCCGGCCGCCTCCAGGAACGCATGAAGGTCACCGGCGAGGACGACATCGCCCGCCTCGGCGAGGCGTTCAACAAGATGGCCCAGAACCTCCAGCACAAGATCCAGCAGCTGGAGGACCTGTCCAGGATGCAGCGCCGGTTCGTGTCCGACGTGTCGCACGAGCTGCGGACGCCGCTGACGACCGTGCGCATGGCCGCGGACGTGATCCACGAGGCGCGCGGCGACTTCGACCCGGTCACCGCACGCTCGGCGGAGCTGCTGGGCGACCAGCTGGACCGGTTCGAGTCGCTGCTGGGCGACCTGCTGGAGATCAGCCGCTTCGACGCGGGCGCCGCCGCGCTGGAGGCCGAACCGATAGACCTGCGGGACGTCGTGCGCCGAGTGATCGGCGGCGCGCAGCCGCTGGTGGAGCACAAGGGCGGCCGGATCCTCGTCGTCGGCGACGAGCAGCCCGTCATCGCGGAGGCCGACACCCGACGCGTCGAACGCGTCCTGCGGAACCTGGTCGTCAACGCGGTGGAGCACGGAGAGGGCCGCGACGTCGTCGTACGGCTCGCGTCGGCGGGCGGCGCGGTGGCCGTAGCGGTCCGCGACTACGGTGTCGGTCTCAAGCCCGGCGAGGCCACCCGTGTCTTCAACCGGTTCTGGCGCGCCGACCCGGCGCGGGCCAGGACCACGGGCGGCACGGGCCTCGGACTGTCGATCGCGGTCGAGGACGCACGGCTGCACGGCGGCTGGCTGCAGGCGTGGGGCGAACCGGGCGGCGGCTCGCAGTTCCGGCTGACGCTGCCGCGCACGGCCGACGAACCGCTGCGCGGCTCCCCGATACCGCTCGAGCCCGAAGACTCCCGGCGCAACCGCGAGCGGGCGGCCGCGGCAGCCAAGGACGGCGGGCGCCAGGCGGGCGGACCCGGACAGGGCCCGGCCGGTGACCGGTCGCCGCTGGCCGTACCGCCCCGCCAGGCGCGCACCGCCACCGCCGACCCCACCGCCCTGCCCGGCAACGGGGCCCGCGTGGTCGCCCGCGGAACGGGGCCGACGGGCCAGGAGGAGCCCTCGGGACAGGAACACTCGAAGCGGGAGGACACGACTCGTGGGCGCTGA
- a CDS encoding DUF7544 domain-containing protein: protein MNDSPGWASPGSSPSDDQGAGTPQPTPGDGGNAPKWSENQPPAGQWSPPAAPGPAGPPPTPAPAWGGGPYGGGWGRPAAPKPGVIPLRPLGVGEILDGAVSTLRTHWRTVLGVTLTVSVVVQFVETLLQRYVLPRPPEVDPNATPSEQLEQVGESLQATMVATVPSMLLGLIATFIVTALLTFVISRSVLGRPVTLPEVWREARPRLAPLLGLTLLVPLIAVAVVAVGVLPGLLVGSAAGAGLVFLGGVAASIVSVWLLVRFSLAYSALMLERQGVMASLRRSAKLVKGSWWRIFGILLLTALLTLVVALIITLPFTFLAYAVDGDGLSDLFAGKTPEFGWPFLIISGIGAVIASAIMYPISAGVTVLLYVDQRIRREALDLELARAAGVPGYGPGAPGDTTPRS from the coding sequence GTGAATGACTCTCCGGGCTGGGCCTCGCCCGGATCTTCTCCGTCCGACGACCAGGGCGCCGGCACGCCGCAGCCCACCCCCGGCGACGGCGGCAACGCACCGAAGTGGTCCGAGAACCAGCCGCCCGCGGGCCAGTGGTCGCCGCCGGCCGCGCCCGGACCGGCCGGTCCTCCCCCGACCCCGGCTCCCGCCTGGGGCGGCGGACCGTACGGCGGCGGCTGGGGCCGGCCCGCAGCGCCCAAGCCCGGCGTGATTCCGCTGCGCCCGCTCGGCGTGGGCGAGATCCTCGACGGCGCGGTGTCCACCCTGCGCACCCACTGGCGCACCGTGCTGGGCGTGACCCTCACCGTCTCCGTCGTCGTCCAGTTCGTCGAGACCCTGCTGCAGCGCTATGTGCTGCCCCGGCCTCCGGAGGTCGACCCGAACGCGACCCCGTCGGAGCAGCTGGAGCAGGTCGGCGAGTCCCTGCAGGCGACCATGGTCGCCACGGTCCCGTCGATGCTGCTGGGTCTCATCGCCACGTTCATCGTGACCGCGCTGCTCACGTTCGTGATCAGCCGCTCGGTGCTGGGCCGCCCCGTGACCCTGCCCGAGGTGTGGCGGGAGGCCCGTCCCCGGCTCGCTCCGCTGCTCGGTCTGACGCTGCTGGTGCCGCTGATCGCCGTCGCGGTCGTTGCCGTGGGTGTGCTGCCGGGTCTGCTGGTCGGCTCCGCCGCCGGCGCCGGCCTGGTCTTCCTGGGCGGTGTCGCCGCGTCGATCGTCTCGGTGTGGCTGCTCGTGCGGTTCAGCCTCGCCTACTCGGCGCTGATGCTCGAACGGCAGGGCGTCATGGCGTCCCTGCGCCGCTCCGCGAAGCTGGTCAAGGGCTCCTGGTGGCGGATCTTCGGCATCCTCCTCCTGACCGCGCTGCTCACGCTCGTGGTGGCGTTGATCATCACCCTGCCGTTCACGTTCCTCGCCTACGCCGTGGACGGCGACGGCCTGAGCGACCTGTTCGCCGGCAAGACCCCGGAGTTCGGCTGGCCCTTCCTGATCATCAGCGGTATCGGGGCCGTCATCGCATCGGCGATCATGTACCCGATCTCCGCAGGCGTCACCGTCCTGCTGTACGTGGACCAGCGCATCCGGCGGGAGGCCCTCGACCTGGAGCTCGCCCGCGCCGCCGGCGTGCCGGGCTACGGCCCCGGAGCCCCCGGCGACACCACTCCAAGGAGCTGA